In the Hordeum vulgare subsp. vulgare chromosome 7H, MorexV3_pseudomolecules_assembly, whole genome shotgun sequence genome, one interval contains:
- the LOC123412500 gene encoding DEAD-box ATP-dependent RNA helicase 6-like isoform X2, translating to MDELTLKGITQFYAFVEERQKVHCLHTLFSKLQINQSIIFCNSVNRVELLVKEIMELGYSCFYIHAKMLQDHRNRVFHDFRNGACRNLVCTVLGAPVTVASLLVQPVGAVPGAPLPIISQSADIGTPTEFLLLKNMFDPVVERDPDFDLDIRDDVQDECSKFGVVKHIFVDKA from the exons ATGGATGAACTTACACTAAAGGGAATTACACAATTCTATGCTTTTGTGGAAGAAAGGCAGAAAGTTCATTGTCTTCACACCCTCTTTTCCAAG CTTCAAATAAACCAGTCAATAATATTCTGCAACTCTGTAAATCGTGTTGAGCTTTTAGTGAAAGAGATCATGGAGCTTGGTTACTCTTGCTTCTACATCCATGCAAAGATGCTGCAGGACCACCGTAACAGAGTTTTTCATGATTTCCGTAATGGGGCATGCAGGAACCTTGTTTGTACAG TGCTTGGAGCTCCTGTGACAGTTGCTTCTCTTCTTGTACAACCTGTTGGAGCAGTTCCAGGGGCACCTCTTCCTATCATCTCTCAATCTGCTGATATTGGTACACCTACTGAATTCCTATTACTGAAGAACATGTTTGACCCAGTAGTGGAG AGGGATCCTGATTTTGATTTGGATATTAGAGATGATGTGCAAGACGAATGTTCGAAATTTGGTGTAGTGAAACATATTTTTGTTGACAA